A window from Purpureocillium takamizusanense chromosome 3, complete sequence encodes these proteins:
- the GPI12_2 gene encoding N-acetylglucosaminylphosphatidylinositol deacetylase (COG:M~EggNog:ENOG503NYTI) yields MGPVLVLVGTLAVVLPMLYMYTVSVVSTRFPALRNKRICLLIAHPDDEAMFFAPTVLALTRPETGNHVKILCLSTGNADGLGETRRKELVKSGMQLGLRDEDDVFVVDNPTDFPDSMTTTWDADKISNLLCSAFAPQLARQRGDDSAKPTANIDVLVTFDGHGVSSHPNHISLYHGARAFAAALVRGKAGWAAPVDVYTLTTVGVARKYTSFLDVFATVGAWALGLRHQGDRAHPSGLLFMNQLVGAGGFSTACGAMTGAHKSQMVWFRWLYIAFSRYMVINDLRLEKVKGK; encoded by the exons atgggtccggtcctcgtcctcgtgggCACCCTGGCGGTGGTCCTGCCCATGCTCTACATGTACACGGTCAGCGTCGTCTCGACGCGCTTCCCCGCCCTGCGCAACAAGCGCATCTGCCTGCTCATTGCCCAcccggacgacgaggccatgttCTTTGCGCCCACGGTCCTGGCCCTCACGCGGCCCGAGACGGGCAATCACGTCAAGATCTTGTGTCTGAGCACGG GCAACGcagacggcctcggcgagacGAGAAGAAAGGAGCTCGTCAAGAGCGGCATGCAGCTCGGCCTGcgggacgaggatgacgtcTTTGTCGTGGACAATCC GACCGACTTTCCCGATTCGATGACGACAACGTGGGACGCGGACAAAATCTCCAACCTCTTGTGCAGCGCCTTCGCGCCGCAGCTGGCCCGGCAGCGTGGTGATGACTCGGCCAAGCCGACGGCCAACATCGACGTTCTCGTCACCTTTGACGGGCACGGCGTGTCGTCGCACCCGAACCACATCTCGCTCTACCATGGGGCGCGGGCgtttgcggcggcgctcgtccgcggcaaggcgggctgggcggcgcccgtcgacgtgtACACCCTGACGACGGTGGGCGTGGCGCGCAAGTACACCTCCTTCCTCGATGTGTTCGCCACCGTGGGCGCGTGGGCGCTCGGGCTGCGGCACCAGGGGGACCGAGCACATCCGTCGGGCTTGCTCTTTATGAACCAGCtggtcggcgcgggcggcttctCAACGGCCTGCGGCGCCATGACGGGCGCCCACAAGAGCCAGATGGTGTGGTTCCGCTGGCTGTACATTGCCTTTAGCAGGTACATGGTCATCAACGACCTGCGGCTGGAAAAGGTCAAGGGAAAATGa
- a CDS encoding uncharacterized protein (EggNog:ENOG503NVVM) produces MLDENLPTYRLQPSADNPLQTVLYFTHNGSEPSPEYLLKRPAAPDARNKYVLGLLDAHYPSVVYAEVLVEPAWTQPTLSAAEVRANGGSTSPVPLTPDSFAVSLYNPDQAVVVRHRPGSWGKSDAWDFEVPERSFRLPSASRIDREGAGGVDAADLAPKVVFRWKRDGRLSKDMTCYMSGRSVGGKKNKEPDITVAMFRASKNEGTVTIYEPNMARVDVEDRKGLEVAFILSAEVIRDLYLVPRHNPFNAATVGAGPTHVNGTRKSSNPLAASSSQLAMVSGALGDAPPAPSARPESTSPQPPPPLRDARQQAEVEAETKRLQAMVVEEGRKAREREKRDLEEQKRIKKMLEQEDKERRRREAEVEKETERLRREYGVPGPSTAPSTSPPLPPRPNPGQFYPPTAGWYGPMSGPAPPQPARPNSVGPPPRPDQNQGGRKKPSTGGGGLGSLFPGPYSGPSGASVSGFFHRSDEDKRKKVQKKRSVHF; encoded by the coding sequence atgctcgaCGAGAACCTCCCGACCTACCGCCTCCAGCCCTCGGCCGATAACCCCCTCCAGACCGTCCTCTACTTCACCCACAACGGCTCCGAGCCCTCGCCCGAGTACCTGCTCAagcggcccgccgctcccgaTGCCCGCAACAAGtacgtcctcggcctgctcgacgcgcaCTACCCGTCGGTCGTGTAcgccgaggtcctcgtcgagcccgCATGGACGCAGCCgaccctctccgccgccgaggtccgcgccaacggcggctcCACGTCGCCCGTGCCCCTTACGCCCGACTCCTTCGCAGTCTCCCTCTACAACCCCgaccaggccgtcgtcgtacgCCACCGCCCGGGCAGCTGGGGCAAGTCGGACGCCTGGGACTTTGAGGTGCCGGAGCGCAGCTTCCGCCTCCCGAGCGCGAGCCGCATCGAccgcgagggcgccggcggcgtcgacgccgccgacctggcgCCCAAGGTCGTCTTCCGGTGGaagcgcgacggccgcctgaGCAAGGACATGACGTGCTACATGTCCGGCCGGAGCGtgggcggcaagaagaacaaggagcccgacatcaccgtcgccatGTTCCGCGCGTCCAAGAACGAAGGCACTGTTACGATATACGAGCCCAACATggcgcgcgtcgacgtcgaggaccgcAAGGGGCTCGAGGTCGCCTTCATCCTGAGCGCAGAGGTGATTCGCGACCTGTATCTCGTCCCGCGACACAACCCCTTCAACGCGGCAACGGTCGGTGCTGGGCCCACACACGTCAACGGAACCCGCAAGAGCTCGAACCCActggccgcctcgtcatcgcaGCTCGCCATGGTGTCAGGAGCGCTCGGCGACGCACCCCCAGCTCCCAGCGCGCGGCCcgagtcgacgtcgccgcagccgccgcccccacttcgggacgcccgccagcaggccgaggtcgaggccgagacgaAGAGGCTGCAGGCCATGGTGGTCGAGGAGGGTCGCAAGGCCCGTGAGCGCGAGAAGCGCGACCTGGAGGAGCAGAAACGCATCAAGAAGAtgctcgagcaggaggacaaggagcgcCGGAgacgcgaggccgaggtggagaaggagacggagcgGCTGCGCAGGGAGTACGGGGTCCCTGGCCCAAGCACCGCTCCGTCCACGTCTcccccgttgccgccgcggccgaacCCGGGGCAATTCTATCCGCCGACGGCTGGGTGGTACGGCCCGATGAGCGGCCCCGCGCCTCCGCAGCCGGCCCGGCCGAACAGcgtggggccgccgccgaggccggacCAGAACCAGGGCGGGCGCAAGAAACCCTCgaccggcggtggcgggctgGGGTCGCTGTTCCCGGGCCCGTACAGCGGGCCGTCCGGGGCGAGCGTGAGCGGCTTCTTCCACCGgtccgacgaggacaagcgGAAAAAGGTGCAGAAGAAGCGGAGCGTGCATTTCTGA
- a CDS encoding uncharacterized protein (EggNog:ENOG503PRTX~TransMembrane:1 (o61-83i)) has translation MATATTTVHEPPFAPASFTSSLTQAATPSSLDTLPGDIDIRERVLELIGGGSSGEKIIRGFLIGIALGLILGGVCCCWVPCFGRRQQETRRRRRQDRVRRGLPARRPLDERISWLQRRRRRGGGAAGDGDGDGREGEPPPPPPPPGIVT, from the coding sequence AtggccaccgccaccaccacggtcCACGAACCGCCCTTCGCGCCCGCTTCGTTCACATCGTCGCTcacgcaggcggcgaccccgtcgtcgctggACACACTCCCCGGGGACATTGATATTCGCGAGCGCGTGCTGGAGCTCATCGGTGGGGGGTCTTCGGGCGAGAAGATCATTCGGGGTTTCCTAATCGGCATCGCCTTGGGGCTCATTCTTggcggcgtctgctgctgctgggtgcCCTGCTTCGGGCGCAGGCAGCAGGagacgcgccgtcgccgtcgccaggaCAGGGTGCGGAGGGGCCTGCCAGCCAGAAGACCGCTCGACGAGAGGATATCATGGCTGCagaggcgccgtcgacgcggcggcggggctgctggcgatggggacggggacggcagggagggggagccgccgccgccgccgccgccgcccgggatCGTgacatga
- the MTS50 gene encoding Mitogen-activated protein kinase adapter protein MST50 (BUSCO:EOG09263CAC~COG:A~EggNog:ENOG503NYJF), whose protein sequence is MNFDGGTAYAESDADDEYERSIGDRSPVGDSEASPIDSELSTSAEHTPTTYAHRASADRLPETIITEWSADECADFIGTIGLPQYADRFVENEIVGEALVALQHDDLKSMGIASVGHRLTILKSVYDVKKAQDVPIESDHYLPLSADAEAQYATATLKDIKHLVEQLRLRDERMSLLEQDLRRMTDDFRRLREDMLPALRLVKDAQQPLPNLSGSGAYTFEPTISPPGPTPPPGQGPGPGVIRSYSQRKILIGATPKGNSPTQPTHERTIAEQTLDPASAAERAVMSSSHLAAMNGSGQNSAYPSPNMPSPTSPQNHLSGATLASRSYRGDSIVTSNRTTLNDTDHSTYGGRDKLSGGVPPRRRETPVPDTPSTSNASVEIFKSFRVSMDDPCHKVLPAALKKYQINAPWDQYALYIVYGDQERCLGMDEKPLILFKQLDKEGKKPMFMLRKTNSAQVDDPGSGGMGGAARGASTGYDPPGGII, encoded by the exons ATGAACTTCGATGGCGGCACCGCCTACGCCGAGtcggacgccgacgacgagtacgagCGAAGCATAGGGGACCGCTCCCCCGTGGGCGATTCCGAGGCCTCGCCCATCGACTCCGAGCTGTCAACATCGGCCGAGCACACTCCCACCACCTACGCCCAtcgcgccagcgccgacagGCTCCCCGAAACCATCATCACCGAGTGGTCCGCTGACGAGTGCGCCGACTTCATCGGCACGATCGGCCTGCCTCAGTATGCTGATCGATTCGTGG AAAACGAAATCgttggcgaggcgctcgtaGCGCTGCAACACGATGACCTCAAGAGCATGGGCATCGCCAGTGTCGGCCACAGGCTAACCATCCTGAAGAGTGTCTATGATGTCAAGAAAGCACAAGACGTTCCCATCGAGAGCGACCACTACCTGCCATTGT ctgccgacgccgaagcACAGTACGCCACAGCGACCCTAAAAGACATAAAACATCTAGTTGAGCAGCTACGCCTGCGAGACGAGCGAATGAGCCTGCTGGAGCAAGACCTACGGAGGATGACAGACGACTTCCGACGCCTTCGCGAAGACATGCTCCCAGCCTTACGCCTCGTCAAggacgcgcagcagccgctgcctaacctgagcggcagcggcgcatACACGTTCGAGCCGACCATCTCACCACCAGGCCCGACACCACCGCCCGGTCAGGGCCCCGGCCCGGGCGTCATACGATCATACTCGCAGCGCAAGATCCTCATTGGGGCGACGCCCAAAGGCAACTCGCCGACACAACCAACGCACGAGAGGACGATAGCGGAGCAGACGCTGGATCCTGCCAGCGCTGCGGAACGGGCTGTCATGTCGTCATCGCACCTCGCAGCCATGAATGGCAGCGGCCAGAACTCAGCGTATCCCTCTCCCAACATGCCCTCCCCGACATCGCCGCAAAACCACCTCAGCGGCGCGACTCTTGCTTCTCGATCATACCGCGGCGACTCCATTGTCACCTCGAATAGAACGACGTTGAACGACACGGACCACTCAACCTacggcgggcgcgacaaGCTGTCCGGCGGGGTgccaccgcgacgacgagagacGCCGGTACCAGACACACCGAGCACGAGCAATGCCTCGGTCGAGATATTCAAGTCATTCCGCGTGAGCATGGATGACCCATGCCACAAGGTGCTTCCGGCCGCCCTCAAAAAGTATCAAATCAACGCGCCGTGGGACCAGTACGCCTTGTACATCGTGTACGGCGATCAGGAACGCTGTCTCGGCATGGACGAGAAACCCTTGATCTTGTTCAAGCAGCTGGACAAGGAGGGAAAGAAGCCTATGTTCATGCTGCGCAAGACGAACAGTGCGCAAGTGGATGATCCAgggagcggcggcatgggcggcgcagctcgcggGGCGTCCACTGGATACGACCCGCCCGGTGGCATCATATGA
- the LCB2 gene encoding Serine C-palmitoyltransferase (BUSCO:EOG09260Z3X~COG:H~EggNog:ENOG503NUSV~TransMembrane:1 (o160-179i)), with translation MPRKLANPFSTSSAMPQSEKTGERRPSTSKGNRLAQLFSSSPKSKEHTAAQQALLAMQQQQQQQQQQQQQQQQALNGAASSTITPPSVSLPTISLSTAVAGDHNVEPPTTTLFKPQSAEEMDHRRRVDAQFGPLIHPSHLYISKSHGEPLAAPIEDEPPYYFLLTTYVSYLLLILLGHIRDFFGKRFGDKKVYNPLKVQNGYAPLNDDFDSFYTRRLKMRLDDCFARTTVGVPGRYITLLDRKSDDFNRHYQYTGTYTETLNMSSYNYLGFAQSEGPCADAVEECVKRYGISFCSPRNDAGTTDLALEVEREVANFVGKPDAMVFSMGYVTNASSFPALVSKGCLIISDELNHASIRIGARLSNAVIQSFKHNDMCDLEKVLREAISQGQPRTHRPWKKILVVVEGLYSMEGSMCDLPGILALKKKYKFYLFVDEAHSIGALGPRGRGVCDYFGIDPAEVDILMGTLTKSFGANGGYIAADKHIIDKLRATNASTLYGESPTPSVLMQILASLKLITGELCPGQGEERLQRIAFNSRYLRLGLKRLGYIVYGHDDSPIIPVMLYNPGKMPAFSHEMLKRKISVVVVGYPATPLISSRARFCISAAHNKDDLDRLLAACDEVADLLQLKFSTGVAGGLEPLPAGVDAKHEREWRAANGVPIQPPRWRLEDIIQRGVQDAKLPLR, from the coding sequence ATGCCCCGCAAACTGGCAAACCCCTTCTCGACCTCTTCCGCCATGCCCCAGTCCGAAAAGACGGGAGAGAGAcgcccctccacctccaAGGGCaaccgcctcgcccagctctTTTCCTCCAGCCCCAAGTCCAAGGAGCAcacggccgcccagcaggcgctgctcgccatgcagcaacagcagcagcaacagcagcagcaacagcagcagcagcagcaggcgctcaATGGCGCCGCCTCATCCACCATCACCCCGCCGTCTGTTTCCTTGCCCACCATCTCTCTGtccacggccgtcgccggcgaccacAACGTCGAGCCACCCACCACGACGCTCTTCAAGCCCCAGTCGGCCGAGGAAATGGACCACCGCaggcgcgtcgacgcccagtTCGGCCCCCTCATCCATCCGAGTCACCTATATATTAGCAAATCCCACGGCGAacccctcgccgcccccatcgaggacgagcccCCGTATTATTTCCTCCTCACAACCTACGTCAGCTACCTGCTTCTCATTCTGCTCGGCCACATCCGCGACTTCTTCGGCAAGCGATTTGGCGACAAGAAGGTGTACAATCCTCTCAAGGTTCAGAATGGATACGCGCCGCTCAACGACGACTTTGACAGCTTCTACACCCGCAGGCTGAAGATGAGGCTCGACGACTGCTTCGCTCGCACCACCGTCGGGGTGCCGGGCCGATACATCACCCTCCTGGACCGCAAGTCGGACGACTTCAACCGCCACTACCAGTACACCGGCACCTATACCGAGACGCTCAATATGAGCTCGTACAACTACCTCGGCTTCGCACAGTCCGAGGGACCCTGCGCagatgccgtcgaggagTGCGTCAAGCGATATGGAATCAGCTTCTGCAGCCCGCGCAACGACGCTGGCACGACGGATCtggccctcgaggtcgagcgcgaggtTGCCAACTTTGTCGGCAAGCCCGACGCCATGGTCTTCTCCATGGGCTACGTCACCAACGCCAGCTCCTTCCCGGCGCTGGTCTCCAAGGGCTGCCTCATCATCTCCGACGAGCTGAACCACGCCTCCATTCGCATCGGCGCGCGTCTCTCCAACGCCGTCATCCAATCCTTCAAGCACAACGACATGTGCGATCTCGAAAAGGTGCTCCGTGAGGCCATCTCCCAGGGCCAGCCTCGAACGCACCGGCCCTGGAAGAAGATTCTGGTCGTCGTGGAGGGTCTGTACTCGATGGAGGGCAGCATGTGCGACCTGCCCGGCATCCTGGCGCTCAAGAAAAAGTACAAGTTTTACCTGttcgtcgacgaggctcaCTCCATCGGCGCGCTGGGCCCGCGTGGCCGAGGTGTCTGCGACTACTTTGGCATTGACCCGGCCGAGGTGGACATTCTCATGGGAACGCTGACCAAGTCTTTtggcgccaacggcggctaCATCGCCGCGGACAAGCACATCATCGACAAGCTCAGGGCCACGAATGCGAGCACGCTATACGGCGAGTCGCCCACCCCGAGCGTGCTCATGCAGATCCTAGCCTCTCTCAAGCTCATCACCGGCGAGCTCTGCCCGGGtcagggcgaggagcgcctACAGCGCATTGCCTTCAACTCCCGCTATCTCCGCCTCGGACTCAAGCGCCTCGGGTACATTGTGTACGGCCATGACGACTCCCCCATCATCCCGGTCATGCTCTATAACCCGGGAAAGATGCCGGCCTTTAGCCACGAGATGTTGAAGCGCAAAATttccgtcgtcgtggtcggctACCCGGCCACACCCCTTATTAGCTCTCGCGCTCGCTTCTGCATCTCGGCTGCGCACAACAAGGACGACCTGGAcaggctgctggcggcgtgcgacgaggtggcggacctgctgcagctcaagTTCTCTACCGGCGTGGCCGGAGGCCTGGAGCCGCTCCCtgccggcgtcgatgccAAGCATGAACGCGAGTGGAGGGCCGCCAACGGGGTGCCCATCCAGCCGCCTCGATggcgcctcgaggacatCATCCAGCGAGGCGTTCAGGATGCTAAGCTTCCGCTGCGGTAA